gtttctgtTGCGTGTCGGTTTTGTCGTCTGAATGTATGGATGTCTAAACGTATCGGCTACTGTATGATGGTGCGAGGCGCGATGCTCTAAGCAACACGGCCGGTGAAGAACAACTCGGTAAGATCGACAAAATGCCCTAAAATTTGCGCTTTACATTAGtgaatttatatgtatgtaaactAATTGCAGTCTCTTGTcgttatatattgtaaaagcTATTGTAAAtgctaatatttttgttgttgaAGAAGGTAAAATTATACGTGATATCGAGAATGAAGtggagacaaaaaaaaaaagagaaatcgaATAAAATGGCTAGtcataacttttataaattaatacgcCGAGTGTGCGCAAATCgtgataaattttacattttagctGCGGAAATagtaatctaataataattaaatttataaattcttaaaatcataagatttagatattttttatttgtatcagTAAATTCTCACAAGTAAAACTCACGAGCTAATTCTTGGCACTCGACGCATTAAGACGCTTCGGAATTTTATAGTCATCGCGCAACTTCGTCAGCGATCTTACCGGATGTTCGTTTCTAAATTACGACGCTCTGTTTCAGTCGCACCTCGAACGATATTAATTACTCTTTACTTCGTAATCGCCCCTCCGCCGGCATTTATACTCTAGCTAATACTTTTACACGCTACGAatgtttttttcctttttctttaaatcgtAATCATTTAGCATGTCACACTACGGATGAACTCCCTCACTCCGGGTCTCTCTCGCTATTACCCAACTATTTCGCTATTACGAGCAATAATGTACATCAATTACATACAAAACAAGATATAAGTGTTAATGTTCTCTTGTTACATTGTCGACACCGTCTCGCGTAAGATGGTCGCACTCACAAATATACcatgttattattaatcagAGAAACTCGCCGCCGTTTTGACGATCTATCGTTCGCAGCACGAGATATAATCCCATCGCGGACACCTACGAGAACACTGCGACGATACTTCGTTCGAAAGATTTTTCGACGATCGGCCGATTGTCCTTAGAAAACTCCGCTCTGATGTAGGAGAGAATCGACGCGAGTCTCCGCGTCGTCGAACTCGACACGGAGGTAAAATTGCGATATAattcttacattataataataatactacgCACAGTGTAATTATACGAAAACTTAGCTTTTTAATGACAACAAAAACGCAATCGCGTTCGTTACTCCCGGTTAAAAATTCGAAACTCTCAAAAGGCGTTCTCTATGCAAGGCGTTCTTCTTACTGTATTCGAATAATCTTCACTGTTTATTCACGGTTGATCGTATTTTTGAACGCGCTAATTAAGTTTCTGGTGATGTTCCTGAACATCTACTTTTATCTGTATATATGTTGCGTTGATGCAGAACTTTTATGACTTCTACGAACGAAAAACAGAAAACTAGATGTTACTTTCGAAGGTAATGATCAACATTTCCGCGTATGCAGAATTAGTTAATAAcctctaaataataaataaaatttctagatTGATAAGCTTAACGCAATGCGAATCTCTCTAACGGCAGTGAAAGATTTTGGATTTGCACACGCAACATATACTAGTCGAAAAACGACATTGTGTTGCATAAATTAAACAGACGGAGTATTCTAGAaagattttactttttttctacgaACAATGTTCTCAACATTATCGTTCATACATGGGGTACGCAAGACCCGACACgtagttaattaattagtgGGAATAATCGCTGATTATGCGTTACAATAATCGTCTAAATCTCTTCGCTTTTAAAAACGTAATTGCGGTAATAGTTAGATCctaatacttattaattttatcaaattttaaacatcCGCGAATCAATATAACGGTCACAgtaaagatatatgtatagcCTTGTCTTAGAATACTGATGTgtgaaaatatgaatattttctttcttttctttctcttcattTATATTATGAATAGTTTCGTTCTGCAGACATGTTTTGTCACATAATTCATAAGTGAAACTCGAAActaaatgcaaaaaacataaaaaaacaaaatggttaTGCGAAACGGTGTTAAGATCTTTTCTTCAATTTGCAATACGACGGTTCAGATGGTCGGAATGAATCCTATtcgtaaattgtaaaaaaacttttattttctctgtTGATCATTCCTTCACTTGTGCCGAAGAGAATAAAGTTCTATTCATTCATTCATATTTGATTATCTAGACTGTCGTATTACAAATTCAAACATTAACTTCGTTCATCGTTTTGTCTATTCTACTTCTACGGCGAATAATACCCTTATCGTGCTCATCCGTGGGCAAATGTACGTTTGAATGTATGTATGTTGTGACATgtgtacaatatatgtatatagattctgtatacatatacactatattcatattcatatttatatatttgtatatacatatataacttctctctttttcacatttattactttgcaaaatatttcttttgccGACAATCGGCATTAAGCCCGTATAATACAAtcgcaaattacatttttgtcgCTTAGGCAAATGTTCACTTGTTTATCGGTAAGTACAATGACCATTCGCATTGCTTCGTTCCAATCGATGAAGACAAAACAATGCGCGTACTCCTATCCGATTAATCACGTCAATGTCGAGAAATGCTTGTTTGCGGACCAAAATCTCGACCTAAGTGTGAAGCTTCTGAAGACACCTTTATCAATATTCGTTAAACCAAAGCCGAATGTCCGATCGGCTGTATTGTGAGAGCGTCTCGCTATAATACTTTACAATGAGTAAGTTTGACAAAAACCGCGTTATAGGTGCTAACAAAGAAATGAAGTACGAGACATTTGTGTCACAGTATACCCGAATACTAGAGCATTTTATGAAACGCGAGAAAAACGCACTCGCGAACGTGATAAACAGTGAGAATGATACGATAGGCGAGAGTATACCCGCATTCGCAACAATTACTATTACAATGGAAAATTCGGTCGGCCGCTAGAACGAGGCTGACTAATGCTCGGAAGTGAAGTGGTAGAGAGATGGACCAGTCCTTTTCGACGACTGTCGCGATCAGTGACGCGGCGCATATCCTAATAGTAGAAATGAGCGAAGCTGTTGCAGGTGTTGCGCGAACGTACCGAACCTCAGCTATGGGTTTGTGGATGCGGAGGCGGTGCGCCGGTGATCTCGGTCCAGCGCATTTCGAAGAAACTGCGCATCCCGTGGCCGGCCTTGCCCACAGGACTGTCGTCCTCGTTGAATACCTCGCAGTTGATGAACATCTGCCTGACATCGGCGCAAAACTCATCGCGAGACTTGTACCTGCATCGAGAAGCACTCGTTGTGAAAAACTTCAGCCTTCCAATGCCGACCAAGGTTGACGATCggtcaagtttttttttttttgcgatcaGTCTGTGTATATGTTAGATCTATTAGGCCTGTTTTAAAGACCAAGAGATTTTGAGAGATTTTGAAAGGCAGCTAAAGATAGTACTTTCACTTAACTAATCGCTGGCGCGTATTGAACAACTTACGCGGAGTCCTGCAACTTCTTCTTTATCGTACTGAGATCCATGGGGGTTTTTATGATTTTCTTGTAGGTCGGGAACTGTTTGGTGTTCACCGGCAGGAGGAACGGCCAGGCCTCGTCCTGCTGCTCCAACTGTTCGAGGAGTATCTTACAAGGCGCCAGCTCTCGTTGTTGCTTCTTCGTGAGCGTCCGATTGTTACCCTCCTTCCGTGGTGAGGCGGTAGGAGTCGGCGGTTCCGACGAACTGACATCCTCTACGTGCGTGTTCGATGCCGTTGATGGCGTTGGACTGCGGCGCAAAACAACAGAGAAATTATTTGCACGATTAGCTTCCGTTCTGCAGGAGGTTTTCCGTCATAAAAGCCTCTGGACGAATGCGCAAGGACGAATTGCATAAGATTCGATCGTGTGTCCGGCTGAGACGGGTACGCTGCTCCCGATGAATTCTATTTGCGTTCTCTCTGACTCTCTGTCTCTCGTTCgctctttattattttttccgtTCTATTTTTCGCCCTCTTGCGCTCTCTCATTTTTTCCGACTCGACTTGAAGGCGGCTCTACTGTTACGATGAATATTTCTGAGAAAATACCTATCCCACAGTCGACGATCGCAAGTACACTAGACAACAACGATGTATCATGAATGTACACAGGGTGCCCGGCGGAGAAACTTGAGACGAGACACTGAAGGAACAGAAATCACTCGAAAAAATTCTATCAGTGACAACCGCcttcaaagaataaaaaattagatatagcTTCTCATAGAACACCCTGCATATGAAAGGAAAAGTTCCTCAAGACGACAAAAATTCTCGGCGATATTGCGACACGGGCCGAGAGGATTAAGTAGGTAATCGCATAAGTACAATGTATACAGATAGTTTTCGTATACAGTTAGATTCGTTTTGAGATTACTTTATTCAATCGGGAATAATGCTTGTCCGCCATATTTGCGGTTGCGATGAATATACTGTTTTCTAATATACTTCGCATGAAACGTCATTAAGCCAGCAACTTGACaatgtttgtttgtttttaacGTAATCACCTAGCTGGTGGATGATCAGAACTTTCACTTTCTCTGGTGCCTCCCCCTTTGGTATGACTCCTTCGACTACTATTTCTCTTCTTTGGTTGTTTACTGTGGCAATTAGAGCAATACCATTTTCCTCGTGGCATCTGTAAGCAGAATGTGTTACATTAAAATGCTTGCACATTtgactttattaaataacgatattaaatatctacaaaGACACCTTTCAGCAATTACTTACTTTTGGCATAACAGGATTATGGCAGTCAGTGTGATAAGCCCTAGGACAGAGTTCGCAAAGGACCAGATTTTTACCCACTCTCTTTCCGCACACTAAACAATTACGTTCACCTGTTGCTTTGTTCATACATTCGTGACAATACCTGAAATAAACAAGTAGGAAAAGCTTGTAACTTTTTACTTAAAGTAGAACCGAATAGGAATACACAAAGAACGTTACTCACCAGTCACCATCAGGaatgttttccatttttggACGGAAACAGTAAGTATGGTAGCCACGGTCACAGCCATCACAGAGCAGCAGTTTATCTTCGTTGTCTCCACTATGACAAAACTGGCAATTCTGCAACCAAAATGAATAAACTTCTCATTTAAAGGAGAACGGaagttatcttttatatagCTAAAATAGCATAAAGATTATAGCATTGTTTGTTAGTTGAgcattttgaacaatttttaaaagcaaacAACAAAGCTctagataaataatttgtgataatattaataaagcgcaaaaatgattaaaaattgcgcaagaactaaattatataaacaagatctacatataatttatccaAATTTAGTATAGCATATAAattcacaaaataataaatgttatttttgagTTTAGTTatcatatatcataaaataaaatatgctatgtatgcatttatatattataataaaaaataataaatatatattgtaataaattaacataaatccgtgcaataatatatgtgagcaacatatcataataataataaaagtagcaATGACAGTTTTGAAcgcattaaaatgtaaaaaagcaAACTAGAGCTATGCGACcgcaaaagttaaaaaacaaagtaaacaataaaaaaatgaacaaatagTAAGCGGCAGTTTTGCATGCAACCGTTACGTTAAACTCTGACCACCATTGAATGTACATTTTTGACGAATATTTCgctatttttgattttatgatttaatgtATGGATATGGATATAAACATTATGTGTTccaattcaataatttataattcgaTGGATGtgcgttttaattataatatatcaacTCCATCCACATAAATTACGTAAATATGTGTCCAGGCATCGCGCGAACAGAGCGAAATCCAACGGAtgtatgcaaattttattgccATATTCTTCGCACATGatgtatatgaaaattttggaATGAGACTGGAAGCggatgttataaaaatattatcgcgTGAGAAACATTTAGGTTTTGGTCATCGAATCGAGTAGACACCTGTCGATATCCATTCGAGGCGACGTATGCTCTGTGAACCCTGTGTTCAATGGAAAGGACAAAGGGTATTAGGAGAGGTAGCAAAGGACGATTCGGTTAGTAAGTTAGTGCGAATACCCACAGAGGTCTGAGAAGTAGTCAATAGCTGTTTGTACTGATTGGTAGCTTTGAGTGAGACGCAGCGGTTTCGTAGCTTGGCGCAGACCGAGTTTCTAGCTGTTGTTAGACTCACAGCCTTCATGATGCTTTTATCCCATGCGATGCTGGCCTCGAGCATGTAGAGCGCCATGGCAAGTTGCGCCGACGTGTGTGCTCGTGCTGTCGCTTCCCGCCAGGTGTTCAGACCCCGTGGCGTCGTTTCCTCTGGCGGTGCAGGCGCCTGGTTATTCTGTTCGGAATTATTCGAGTTTGCGTTAGCGGCCGCTGCTTGTTCCGCCTTGAGAGCTGCCAAGTTGGGATCTCCCGtgctacaaaatattattatcacaaaattaaaatattattgtatattgtaaaCCTTTCGCTCTTCATAAATTTGatctaaatgttattttaatgctttaataataataataaaataaattttattaagaataattatttatattttgtcgataatttttatatacaatttttctgcaaaatatcTAATCATAAGTTTTCCTTTTATCACCGAATACTGAAGAAATTTTgagacataattattatatacaaaaaaatgaaataattaaaaaaatttattttaccaaACGCCTAAAGGTGGTTTCAAGTATCTCCTTTCTATAGCTGCTTCCAAAGAAAGGAGCCTTTGCCGCGCTTGTTCGACTGCACTAATCTTCTCCATCTCATTCAACTTATCGATTTCCTCGGCTTCTTCGGTTCCCGCTCGCGGCGGTAGCTTCCAACCTTTGACTTGCATGCTAGCGTTAGCCACTTTATCTTCAAGCGCTTCTACTTGCTCCAAGAGTTGAGCATCTACTCGTAACGCAACCTGTTCGCCCCAGTTGCTTGGATTATCAGGCTTGGGAATTGGCGTGTTGGGATCGTCTGGTTCTACTTGAAGTTCCGTGGCGGCCATGTTGCCAGGATCAACGTTAATTTTACCAGTTACAGCTAGGAAGGACTCCATTGTCGCCCATGTTGTGCGTTTCAATTCTTTCTCACGGACTCCGCGAGAATGTAGATGCTCAAGAAGTTCTTGGAACGTATCGACATCTGTTATTCTCCACCAACCGTATCTCAGATCTGTGTAAAGTCATATACGATTAAAAACTTAGAAAAcacaattattcttatttcatATTCTCATTTTAATATTCGCGAACTGATTTGACTTACCTTTTGGCACCGGTTTAGCTTCACCAGGAGGCGGTAAACCGTGCACTTTCAAATATTCCAGCTGTACTGCCTCATCTTGAGTTAATATCAGGGGCGCTGGACTGTCGCATCTATCGTAACTTGGACTAGCGGGCGGCGGGAACACTGGGATTCTGAGCTCCGTTGGTTCAGCTATGCCAAAGATTTGCTTAGTGCTGGGTCCTGGAGTATCACACGTTTCACGCGGTAAGATGGAAAACCAATTAGGCTCAGGATTGCTGTTGTCTGAAATAATCGACAtaactaatattaattaaaaatattgaagagtCTGTTCCAGGCAGGGATTCATAGAAACTCACTGGAAATAAAGGAGCCGTTGAGTTCCTTCCCGTTATGTAGATTATTGACATGGTTGAACTTGTCGCCATTCGGTATTGTTTCGACGATTTTATCTTCCATCATTTTCACCAAAGGTTTCGTCATATCTTCGTCCGTTTCctcattctctttttttacttcCTCTTTCATGTTGACATCTGTATTGACTTCTGTCTCCTGTTTTATTTCCTCGGATGTAACGTTTGTTTTCGCATCTGTCATTGTACTATCGGCATcgttgtttttcttttcttcctttaCACCCTCGGAATTCTCCGAGCCGCAATTTTGTACAGGCTCCTTCTTACAGTTGACCTCGTCCATCTCGGATTTTACTTTATCCCCATGAGATTTCGTGTCCTTATTCTGCTCGTTCAAATTGtgctttttttcatttttaacttCGTTTGGTGCCTCATTTTCgcgattttcaaaattcatttTGTTATCACCCTCTTGTTTCACCTCGGATTTCTCTTCTACCGGCATGTTTTTGTACTTCTCATCAAGCTCTGCTTGAAGTTCAAGAACTTCTGGTTCGGCACTCTCCATAGCTTCCACGAAGATGCCGCCAGAACATGCTAATTCCCAATATCTCCTCCAATACCTATCCTGGCCGAATATATGTGCACGGAGTTGCTTCGAAGAGCTGTTCAGCTTTTGCAATTGTTCTTCTGATTGTTTCAGTAGTTTATCCAATTTCTTACCCAATTCTTCACCAGACAAATTCTTGTCTTCCTcctaaacaaaaatttttcaaattattcatCAATATCAACCTAtctaaatttaacttaagaaTAAACTTAAGAGAGCTGTTCTAAGATACCTCTTCTGGCTGAGTGCCTTCACTCTCATTTTCAGACATGTCTTCTACCTCGTCCTCGTGATGAATTTCGTCCGGTGTAGGTGTCGTACCTACGGCAGTGGACGTAGTATTGCCTTCTTCCTCACCTTCCTTCTTCTCGATGGTGATTGTATCGCCAATCTTGTTTACAATTACGCCCACAGCCTCCATTCGGACTTTTCTACTATGTAATTGTCTAAGCCTGtataaacacaaaaaacaataaacaatgttatcaaaataaatttgaaaaaaaccaaaatttatttgtaatatatcttcaattaatttaatttagcttCTCTTGCATATCTTTAGTAAAaagtgtttaatattttttaatattattaatccaTAATGCCAttctttaatcaattatttcctCATATCATACAACTTACTTTCTAATTTTGGTATCCAGAACAAATCTTTCCTTCCTCAACTGAGCTACAGTTTCGAGGCTTCCCTCTATCTGTCTGATCACAGCCTTATTTTGCAGTAGCTCGTTGCACAGGAAAGCGAGCATCTGCGCCTTATGCGTCGGATTCAACGCTAAGAAAGGCTTATCTCGTAATCTTTCCGACATCTTCCACGTTTCGTTGTTATGTAAGTGCTCATAGAACTGTGCGTTCTTTCCCGAGCAAGTCGAAGCGTAATCGCCGCCATTCTGATGATGATCGGCAAATTTCTTGTCGCGTTCACGCTCAAGGCACACCCCTGTCAGAGCCTTTACTTCTCCGGTTGCGTTTGCGTACAAATAAATTCGCAGTACTTCACTAATGTTGGCGTGAGTAATGTCAGCTTGACGCAAACTCTGACCCAAGCCCGTAGTGTGTCTGGCCGGCTGCGGGATTCCTGGGTCTTCAATGGCACACACCAACAGATGCGTCATAACTGACAGCATCTCCTCCTCGGCTTCCTCATCGTTGAGAAGAGCGAGTTGAAGACTCTTCAAGCTCGGTAGCGATTCCATGTCTGCAAAATAGAACAATAATAATCGATttcgaattaaaataatgaattttttattgcaaaatatataaaacaaaaggtGCTCACCAAATCCTAAAGTTTCTccaaaattgtgtaaaaattcgaaTACCATGACAATGTCTGCAAACGCTTGCCCAGAGAGTTTAAGTCCAggtattcttttaatttctggCAGTGGTCTATGATCTAAAAGATTAGACAAAATTAGTTAGAAGGTCATTAGTTCAACAATCTCATTAATTAAAACCGCATAAACTTAGTTTCAATCCAAGTTCTTAACTCGCTACATGACGTAGTAAGGGCAATGTTCTCATCGCATAGTATCAGTCGCTCTTTTGTTCGCGTACCTGTCAGTTCCATATCCTCCACAGGCTTGCGAATTTGTTCGATCAATTCCATCTCGACTCTCCTCTGTTCTGCCCGCTTTTCTTTCGTCGCTATCCTTTCGGCCCTGGCCTCCAGgcgtttcttctctttctcctccatCTTCCGACGGTTCTCTAGGGCCCGTACCAGAGCCATGTGCTGcctccttctctccctctcctgcAGTCATCGTTCATCGTTATAGTAACACATAGCAAAACTAATTGAAGCATTCATGCAAATAATAACGAATCAAGACAAAATTGCGAATAGTGTATAGACTCTCCATTATGTTTTGCCAATAAAGCgtagtatatatgtatggaGTGGAAAATTACAAGAAACTATTACTTTTTACTGTTCATCAAACTCAGAATAAAATAGATCTATTCTAAtatatcttgaaaaatataaaaaattcacatgCTTTTTGAAAAGcatatttataagttaaatttagttaaaatttagCTAATTCGAATGTCCAAAGGAATGAGCACTTAATTATTATCCAAATTTCCATACGGTTTCCGTGATCTTCCACTCTGTCTTTGTATGTCACGCATGGACCAAACTCTACAACCGTCCCAAATACTCTTCCACGCATTACACATTACGAACAGTATTGTTACACGGATGCACTGATAGTCACAGAAGAGCAATTCGAGCGCATCGTGACACAAAAAACCGTCCGTTTACATTGACAGTgcgcagaaaaaaaaaccgtgcAGTTTCTAGCAAACCAGATCTAGCCCGAGCTATGAGAATTGGTCTCTTTCAGTCCTAAAGTTCTTAAAAATCtcaagaaaaaattctatCGAACGCGTTATTATATGGTAACACAAACAAGAAATTTTCGGTTCCCTAGTACTGAATTTAGAGGTGCGAACGCGTACTTTTTTTTCACAGGATGTAAGCTTATGAACTGCAATGATTTGTGGAAGCTGAAGCGGCTACAGATCGATTAAATAAGCGGACAAAGATATGACATGCCGAGAGAGGTCTCGAAGATGATAACGTGTAAACCGCGACATGTGGTCCGACACAAGCCATCGTTAGATCTCGAATTGACAGTCGTCGAAAACTCAATGGGAATGTAATGCATAAGCCGTTTGTGTGCACGCCGCCAGTTTGCGATGTAACGCAGAGCCAATGCGAGTTAGTTGCAAGTCGCTAATTCGTTAATGCCGTTCTGTTAGACGCTAGATTGGGTATGTGACATACCAGCTCGACGGTGTAGAGCATCTCGCGCTGCTTGGTGAGCTCCTGCATGTACATCTGCGGCACAAAACACATCCACAGTCCACTAGTGCTCAAACCGCCACACTCAATCTAACAATCTTTCCCTCGCTCCCTACCGCGTAGATGttctctacttatcgactacTTTTCTGCCACAGAGTTAAATCGTGTCGCGAAATTGGCAGCATGATTGACTGTCCTTTCGCGACAAGATTGTTGAACAATGTTATGCTGAATTGATTTTtccaatttcaaaataaagccAGCACGATAAGTGACAGCAGGGTGTCTCATCTTCATTTTCGTTTATCAAATACAGAGTTGTCGACATTATCTTTGCAAGAACTTAAAAACATCACATGTAAACACTTTGCAATTTTCAGTagttaaaatgtttgttatatttaatatgattaaatgTCTTACTACAATGCAATTCTTGTAATGAGCtcttattaaagtttattaaaaacgaataaaaaaagattaaaattttatctgttcCGAACAGTTTTACTTTACGAACCCTTTATGTTTgttgtattgtatatatttcga
This sequence is a window from Monomorium pharaonis isolate MP-MQ-018 chromosome 3, ASM1337386v2, whole genome shotgun sequence. Protein-coding genes within it:
- the LOC105835952 gene encoding bromodomain adjacent to zinc finger domain protein 2B isoform X3, with the protein product MEKENSASGGGGGGGGGGGAEAASATSGATSTSEKLQADQANPLLDPTALFGAYWPRGDSAASSLFGGMPGGYGLGAPHLPSAYAILGRGGSAPGFGGHTPASAPPPSPYPHSSLGTLSVAASQAASLGINPAASAWWTMASHLAAQDYLARLQGAAGLPGFPPGAESLLPPYPASLLNPPSLSSHKSSKSKSSKSHKTPASSSSSTTPSMTSSSLPAVSTQPSVTSSHHSTPVSSTPNSQSNVVSDPSSILGGVRLPPDTEIIKYTSSIVGPKVPGTTNRGRKKTISLDTPSVSVHPPPVPTLSAHQTNTTSSSSLMMEPRKYNRTTDSNEYRDSVDRVEVIKLPAHSTNGSVLSAPPTYTSSSSNSGSSNVNNNINDSDAPLNLSLKPATTSSSSPISGSQPLSQLSNLSQSLLASDRTSRRKPGPKPRRVPQNSVPVPASPSPSLAQLFAAADSPQRPSSGSEESESASTTTHHKDGRPRNLGRGVSKPKKNTVASLLAQSRALGIKPTPALDPTVPLSHQVSLLRSNILAAQMQVATGQSDDKSQYYHLLTKIQKKKRPRPIRASWARSHEKMKNKLLEASGEESNMDVTSESGSNTDVVTDTDDDNAEGTPSAKRRKLRPSERDLQIPLERGWKRETVIKGLGKTGVIKGDVSYYSPCGKTFRSSPDLVKFLEQQNPAELTTANFSFSSRPLVGEFLQPTMGLAEAEFVRLGAQEVARRLEELKAVSGFRDARTNNQYERDKLAYAKKLAKEEAQRHKEQARLIKEQEKTERLEAVRREREIRNQQLLEGRKRLAFTIKQKMKIIQEIERGKSKSDVARELGLASSTVATIWKNRESIAESWRNRDMMHQTDVEDVPPKKSPSMSSLVSTTAALCTPVAMTTMTTTTTAITTMPSLVSGVVVPPPQVQVVPPVLPPPPYPTLTLPPASTGLVPSSQPMTTSISSSNLSSITTSTGTTTTTMPPDNTQQAQTQTQSQELLEARKKRQEEVEKIRLEEQQRKQQERELKRQQAVMLKEQMYMQELTKQREMLYTVELERERRRQHMALVRALENRRKMEEKEKKRLEARAERIATKEKRAEQRRVEMELIEQIRKPVEDMELTDHRPLPEIKRIPGLKLSGQAFADIVMVFEFLHNFGETLGFDMESLPSLKSLQLALLNDEEAEEEMLSVMTHLLVCAIEDPGIPQPARHTTGLGQSLRQADITHANISEVLRIYLYANATGEVKALTGVCLERERDKKFADHHQNGGDYASTCSGKNAQFYEHLHNNETWKMSERLRDKPFLALNPTHKAQMLAFLCNELLQNKAVIRQIEGSLETVAQLRKERFVLDTKIRKLRQLHSRKVRMEAVGVIVNKIGDTITIEKKEGEEEGNTTSTAVGTTPTPDEIHHEDEVEDMSENESEGTQPEEEEDKNLSGEELGKKLDKLLKQSEEQLQKLNSSSKQLRAHIFGQDRYWRRYWELACSGGIFVEAMESAEPEVLELQAELDEKYKNMPVEEKSEVKQEGDNKMNFENRENEAPNEVKNEKKHNLNEQNKDTKSHGDKVKSEMDEVNCKKEPVQNCGSENSEGVKEEKKNNDADSTMTDAKTNVTSEEIKQETEVNTDVNMKEEVKKENEETDEDMTKPLVKMMEDKIVETIPNGDKFNHVNNLHNGKELNGSFISIMSIISDNSNPEPNWFSILPRETCDTPGPSTKQIFGIAEPTELRIPVFPPPASPSYDRCDSPAPLILTQDEAVQLEYLKVHGLPPPGEAKPVPKDLRYGWWRITDVDTFQELLEHLHSRGVREKELKRTTWATMESFLAVTGKINVDPGNMAATELQVEPDDPNTPIPKPDNPSNWGEQVALRVDAQLLEQVEALEDKVANASMQVKGWKLPPRAGTEEAEEIDKLNEMEKISAVEQARQRLLSLEAAIERRYLKPPLGVCTGDPNLAALKAEQAAAANANSNNSEQNNQAPAPPEETTPRGLNTWREATARAHTSAQLAMALYMLEASIAWDKSIMKAVSLTTARNSVCAKLRNRCVSLKATNQYKQLLTTSQTSNCQFCHSGDNEDKLLLCDGCDRGYHTYCFRPKMENIPDGDWYCHECMNKATGERNCLVCGKRVGKNLVLCELCPRAYHTDCHNPVMPKMPRGKWYCSNCHSKQPKKRNSSRRSHTKGGGTRESESSDHPPASPTPSTASNTHVEDVSSSEPPTPTASPRKEGNNRTLTKKQQRELAPCKILLEQLEQQDEAWPFLLPVNTKQFPTYKKIIKTPMDLSTIKKKLQDSAYKSRDEFCADVRQMFINCEVFNEDDSPVGKAGHGMRSFFEMRWTEITGAPPPHPQTHS